Proteins co-encoded in one Haloarcula pelagica genomic window:
- a CDS encoding M20 family metallopeptidase: MTTTVADLTQQLVAIPSHREGDHDERAAGDFVASWLRDHTDAAVRRDEVGNVVARKGAGPSLALVGHHDVVPPDDSQVTADGDYVVQRRDGRLYGRGTADMKGCVAAAMLAFAEADPAGELVFASFVGEEQGGIGCRAAIEAGFAPDYAVVGEGSTGYSAAGVTDVAVAHKGRRGSTIVAEGAAAHASEPDAGENAVYRACDAVDIVRDLSFPETEVLGHSLSGSVAVTEIDGGSAWNVVPERCTATVDERTVPGERAPLSRVETVEGVSLRVDQDLPPMACGDAAFAETVRSAAAAAQDGTPEQVVKPHATDAGWLADAGTECVVVGAAEPGEAHTADESVSIEVLERCREIYERVAETWPAAEN, from the coding sequence ATGACCACGACCGTCGCGGACCTCACCCAGCAGTTGGTCGCGATTCCGAGCCACCGGGAGGGCGATCACGACGAACGGGCCGCCGGCGACTTCGTCGCGTCCTGGCTTCGGGACCACACCGACGCCGCCGTCCGGCGCGACGAGGTTGGTAACGTCGTCGCACGCAAGGGGGCTGGCCCCTCCCTCGCGCTCGTGGGCCACCACGACGTAGTCCCGCCCGACGACTCCCAGGTCACCGCCGACGGCGACTACGTCGTCCAGCGCCGCGACGGCCGCCTCTACGGCCGCGGGACCGCCGACATGAAAGGCTGTGTCGCGGCGGCGATGCTGGCGTTCGCAGAGGCCGACCCAGCGGGCGAACTCGTCTTCGCCTCCTTCGTCGGCGAGGAACAGGGCGGGATCGGCTGTCGGGCGGCCATCGAGGCGGGGTTCGCGCCCGACTACGCCGTCGTCGGCGAGGGGTCGACCGGCTACTCGGCGGCCGGCGTCACGGACGTGGCCGTCGCCCACAAGGGCCGTCGCGGTTCGACGATCGTCGCCGAGGGCGCGGCGGCCCACGCCAGCGAACCCGACGCAGGCGAGAACGCCGTCTATCGCGCCTGTGACGCCGTCGACATCGTCCGCGACCTGTCGTTCCCCGAGACCGAAGTGCTGGGTCACTCGCTGTCGGGGAGCGTCGCCGTCACCGAGATCGACGGCGGGTCCGCCTGGAACGTCGTCCCCGAACGCTGCACGGCGACCGTCGACGAGCGGACCGTTCCCGGCGAACGGGCACCGCTCTCGCGGGTCGAGACCGTCGAGGGGGTCTCCCTGCGGGTCGATCAGGACCTCCCGCCGATGGCCTGTGGCGACGCCGCCTTCGCCGAGACCGTCCGGTCGGCCGCGGCCGCGGCGCAGGACGGCACCCCCGAACAGGTCGTCAAGCCCCACGCGACCGACGCGGGCTGGCTCGCCGACGCCGGAACGGAGTGTGTCGTCGTCGGCGCGGCCGAACCCGGCGAGGCACACACCGCCGACGAGAGCGTCTCGATCGAAGTCCTAGAGCGGTGTCGCGAGATATACGAACGGGTCGCCGAGACCTGGCCCGCAGCGGAGAACTGA
- a CDS encoding carboxypeptidase M32, protein MAHASEQSSTYEQFLDHVRQLHYVQDANGVLQWDQQVMMPDAGTPARAKQSSAISTLHHDLLTDEQLGEWLDDLEASDLDDEQQSVVREVRRDYERAVRVPSDLVERISEATSNALPVWKEAKAEDDFSAYEETLEELVELRREYAEAIDPDRDPYEVLFEEYEPYLGIDTAEAVLTRLRDELVPLIDDIADSGVTLADPFEGTYDDDTQHALVEEALDVLGYDWDRGRLDTAPHPFSTGTQFDARVTTRFKPDDPLDAVGSTIHEFGHATYTLGLPQAEYGTPLGSNRDLSVHESQSRFWENHVGRSLPFWEFFTDTANDHLGTDATPRAFYEAANEVYDDNLIRVEADELTYHMHIILRFEIERDLIRGELDVSEVPQVWNDKMEEYLGIRPDTDAEGCLQDIHWTNGAFGYFPTYTLGSVLAAQLDHHIRQDLAVDDQVRAGEFDDIHDWLTEHVHRHGARYTTDDLVREATGESFTADHFLDYADGKYRALYDC, encoded by the coding sequence ATGGCACACGCGAGCGAGCAGTCCTCCACCTACGAACAGTTCCTCGATCACGTCCGACAGCTCCACTACGTCCAGGACGCCAACGGCGTCCTCCAGTGGGACCAGCAGGTGATGATGCCCGACGCCGGGACGCCGGCCCGGGCCAAGCAGTCTTCGGCCATCTCGACGCTCCACCACGACCTGCTGACCGACGAGCAACTGGGCGAGTGGCTCGACGACCTCGAAGCGAGCGACCTCGACGACGAACAGCAGTCTGTCGTCCGCGAGGTACGACGCGACTACGAACGGGCCGTCAGGGTCCCCTCGGATCTGGTCGAGCGCATCTCGGAGGCTACTTCGAACGCCCTGCCGGTGTGGAAGGAGGCCAAAGCCGAGGACGACTTCTCGGCCTACGAGGAGACGCTGGAAGAACTGGTCGAACTCCGCCGGGAGTACGCCGAGGCCATCGACCCGGATCGGGACCCCTACGAGGTGCTGTTCGAGGAGTACGAGCCGTACCTGGGGATCGACACCGCCGAGGCGGTGCTGACCCGCCTGCGTGACGAACTCGTCCCGTTGATCGACGACATCGCCGACAGCGGCGTGACGCTCGCGGACCCGTTCGAGGGGACCTACGACGACGACACCCAGCACGCCCTCGTCGAGGAGGCCCTGGACGTGCTGGGCTACGACTGGGACCGGGGCCGTCTGGACACCGCCCCGCACCCGTTCTCGACGGGGACGCAGTTCGACGCTCGGGTGACCACGCGGTTCAAGCCCGACGACCCGCTCGACGCCGTCGGCTCGACGATCCACGAGTTCGGCCACGCGACCTACACCCTGGGGCTGCCCCAGGCGGAGTACGGGACACCGCTTGGCTCGAACCGGGACCTCTCGGTCCACGAGTCACAGTCCCGCTTCTGGGAGAACCACGTCGGCCGCTCGCTCCCGTTCTGGGAGTTCTTCACCGACACCGCCAACGACCACCTCGGGACCGACGCCACCCCCCGAGCGTTCTACGAGGCCGCCAACGAGGTGTACGACGACAACCTCATCCGGGTCGAGGCGGACGAACTGACCTACCACATGCACATCATCCTCCGGTTCGAGATCGAACGCGATCTCATCCGCGGGGAGCTGGACGTATCGGAGGTTCCGCAGGTCTGGAACGACAAGATGGAGGAGTACCTCGGCATCCGGCCCGACACCGACGCTGAGGGCTGTCTGCAAGACATCCACTGGACGAACGGCGCCTTCGGCTACTTCCCGACGTACACGCTCGGGTCGGTACTGGCCGCGCAACTGGACCACCACATCCGCCAGGACCTCGCCGTCGACGACCAAGTCCGGGCCGGCGAGTTCGACGATATCCACGACTGGCTGACCGAACACGTCCACCGCCACGGCGCCCGGTACACGACCGACGACCTGGTCAGGGAGGCGACCGGCGAGTCCTTCACCGCCGATCACTTCCTCGACTACGCCGACGGAAAGTACCGCGCGCTGTACGACTGCTGA
- a CDS encoding methyl-accepting chemotaxis protein, translated as MVQGELDSDELATESDIDDDIDADIEDDIAEDIDRQAGYDHEQASEIQTLIAELENSSVDIAEETDDIRAQAADQYETVSEVASEVSNLSASVEEIAASSEEVSAATREAKQLAEQGQDNAEDVYAAMERIQAAADSVARDVQTIQESVAEIDEIVEVINDIADQTNMLALNASIEAARAGEAGEGFAVVADEVKSLAEESQTQATTIEQMIEGIQDDTANAVESLEESNTEIDEGIETVEESTEILDDIDDAVNEVNHGIEEVATATDEQAAATEEVASMLDQSTTAAEGIADSTAEIADEAVEQTDQIAAINRKMDDLVADLQRNN; from the coding sequence ATGGTCCAAGGAGAGCTCGATAGCGACGAATTAGCGACCGAGAGCGACATCGACGACGACATCGACGCGGATATCGAAGACGACATCGCCGAAGACATCGACCGCCAGGCCGGCTACGACCACGAGCAGGCCAGCGAGATCCAGACACTGATCGCCGAACTGGAGAACTCCTCGGTCGACATCGCCGAGGAGACTGACGACATCCGGGCACAGGCGGCCGACCAGTACGAGACGGTCTCGGAGGTCGCAAGCGAGGTGTCGAACCTCTCGGCGTCCGTCGAGGAGATCGCCGCCTCCTCGGAGGAGGTCTCGGCGGCCACCCGCGAGGCGAAACAACTCGCCGAACAGGGCCAGGACAACGCCGAGGATGTCTACGCGGCCATGGAACGCATCCAGGCGGCCGCCGACAGCGTCGCCCGGGATGTCCAGACCATCCAGGAGAGCGTCGCGGAGATCGACGAGATCGTCGAAGTCATCAACGACATCGCCGACCAGACGAACATGCTGGCGCTGAACGCCTCGATCGAGGCCGCTCGGGCCGGCGAGGCGGGCGAAGGGTTCGCCGTCGTCGCCGACGAGGTGAAGTCGCTGGCCGAGGAGTCCCAGACCCAGGCGACGACGATCGAGCAGATGATCGAGGGCATCCAGGACGACACCGCGAACGCCGTCGAGAGCCTCGAAGAGAGCAACACCGAGATCGACGAGGGGATCGAGACCGTCGAGGAGTCGACGGAGATCCTCGACGACATCGACGACGCGGTCAACGAGGTCAACCACGGGATCGAGGAGGTCGCGACGGCGACCGACGAACAGGCCGCCGCCACCGAAGAGGTCGCGAGCATGCTCGACCAGTCGACGACCGCCGCCGAAGGGATCGCCGACTCGACCGCCGAGATTGCCGACGAGGCCGTCGAGCAGACCGACCAGATCGCGGCGATCAACCGGAAGATGGACGACCTGGTCGCGGACCTCCAGCGCAACAACTGA
- the ubaA gene encoding SAMP-activating enzyme E1, whose translation MRPDLDPEQLDRYSRHVIMDDVGPAGQAALLDTDVLVVGAGGLGSPVLQYLAAAGIGRLGIVDDDTVERSNLQRQVIHRDDDIGRPKVESAREFVTGLNPDATVDAHETRLAADNAADLVERYDIVVDASDNFATRFLVNDACTLSGTPFSHGAVFRFEGQVTTFTGDGPCYRCLFPKAPPAGTVPDCATAGVLGVLPGTIGCLQATEVVKLAMDYGDSLDGRLLAYDAADMSVEEVPVAPAADCPVCGSDPAIERVTDADYDGRCSLTGD comes from the coding sequence ATGCGTCCGGATCTGGACCCAGAACAGCTCGATCGGTACTCGCGTCACGTCATCATGGACGACGTGGGGCCGGCGGGACAGGCGGCGCTGCTCGACACCGACGTACTCGTGGTCGGTGCCGGGGGGCTCGGCTCGCCGGTCCTGCAGTACCTGGCGGCGGCCGGTATCGGCCGGCTGGGGATCGTCGACGACGACACCGTCGAGCGGTCGAACCTCCAGCGCCAGGTGATCCACCGCGACGACGACATCGGCCGACCGAAAGTCGAGAGCGCCCGCGAGTTCGTCACCGGGCTGAACCCCGACGCGACCGTCGACGCCCACGAGACGCGCCTGGCCGCCGACAACGCCGCCGACCTGGTCGAGCGCTACGATATCGTGGTCGACGCCTCGGACAACTTCGCCACCCGATTCCTTGTCAACGACGCCTGTACCCTCTCGGGGACGCCCTTCTCCCACGGTGCCGTCTTCCGGTTCGAGGGGCAGGTGACGACGTTCACCGGCGACGGTCCCTGCTATCGCTGTCTGTTCCCGAAAGCGCCGCCGGCGGGGACTGTCCCGGACTGTGCGACCGCCGGCGTCCTGGGCGTGCTCCCGGGGACGATCGGCTGCCTCCAGGCCACGGAGGTCGTCAAACTCGCGATGGACTACGGCGACTCGCTGGACGGCCGACTACTGGCGTACGACGCCGCCGACATGTCCGTCGAGGAGGTGCCCGTCGCGCCCGCAGCGGACTGTCCGGTCTGTGGGAGCGACCCGGCGATCGAGCGTGTCACGGACGCCGACTACGACGGTCGGTGTTCGCTGACCGGCGACTGA
- a CDS encoding cobalamin-binding protein codes for MRVVTLLPSATEIVYALGVEPVGVSHECDHPPAAREQPSVNRSRVDPTATSGEINEQVADAEAGDGVYAIDRATLAELDPDLVVTQGVCDVCAIDHVQVATAVDELGLETEVLTLDVHSLDDLFESIHEVGAAIDRGERASDLVAELRDRVAAVETTAARAETEPRVAVLDWLDPVMVAGHWVPEMVDRAGGRYGLEAAGGDSRPREWAEIREYDPDVLVAAPCGFDIEQTRENLADLTGRPGFDGLTAVREGRVHVLDGHHYVNRSGPRLVDTMEFLGALVHPELFDAPPRDVALDLGTVQA; via the coding sequence ATGCGCGTCGTCACGCTCCTGCCGTCCGCGACGGAGATCGTCTACGCACTCGGGGTCGAACCGGTCGGGGTGTCCCACGAGTGTGACCACCCGCCCGCCGCCCGCGAACAACCGTCGGTCAACCGCTCGCGGGTCGACCCGACGGCCACGAGCGGCGAGATCAACGAGCAGGTCGCCGACGCCGAAGCCGGCGACGGCGTCTACGCCATCGACCGGGCGACGCTGGCCGAACTCGACCCCGATCTGGTCGTCACGCAGGGCGTCTGTGATGTCTGTGCGATCGATCACGTCCAGGTGGCGACGGCCGTCGACGAACTGGGCCTCGAAACGGAGGTGCTGACACTCGACGTGCACAGTCTCGACGACCTCTTCGAGTCGATCCACGAGGTGGGGGCCGCCATCGACCGTGGCGAACGAGCCAGCGACCTCGTGGCCGAGTTGCGCGACCGGGTCGCGGCCGTCGAGACGACCGCGGCGCGTGCCGAAACCGAACCACGCGTCGCGGTGCTTGACTGGCTCGATCCGGTCATGGTCGCGGGCCACTGGGTCCCCGAGATGGTCGATCGAGCGGGTGGTCGCTACGGGCTGGAAGCCGCCGGCGGTGACTCCCGCCCCCGAGAGTGGGCGGAGATCCGCGAGTACGACCCCGACGTGCTCGTCGCCGCACCCTGTGGCTTCGACATCGAGCAGACCCGCGAAAACCTCGCCGATCTGACCGGCCGGCCCGGGTTCGATGGCCTGACCGCGGTTCGGGAAGGTCGCGTCCACGTGCTCGACGGCCACCACTACGTCAACCGCTCGGGGCCACGGCTCGTCGACACCATGGAGTTTCTGGGGGCACTGGTCCACCCGGAGCTGTTCGACGCGCCGCCACGGGACGTGGCCCTCGACCTGGGAACCGTCCAGGCCTGA
- a CDS encoding RNA-binding protein, with protein sequence MNVKSRHHLRSDEVDAITTALSDNLGVELDADSYEKVEFDDSDWDVVLVDGDPLVLYVDDEPFLTVEGANDYPPQKHVVTVDAGAISFVSDGADVMRPGITEADDDIAEGDLVAIAEESHGKVLAIGRAMTDGGDMVGDSGKVVSSIHHVGDDLFEFSV encoded by the coding sequence ATGAACGTCAAATCGCGCCACCACCTCCGCTCGGACGAGGTCGACGCTATCACGACCGCCCTCTCGGACAACCTCGGCGTCGAACTGGACGCCGACAGCTACGAGAAAGTCGAGTTCGACGACAGCGACTGGGACGTAGTCCTCGTCGACGGCGACCCGCTGGTGCTGTACGTCGACGACGAGCCGTTCCTCACCGTCGAAGGGGCCAACGACTACCCGCCACAGAAACACGTCGTCACCGTCGACGCCGGCGCCATCTCGTTCGTCTCGGACGGCGCCGACGTGATGCGTCCCGGGATCACCGAGGCCGACGACGACATCGCCGAGGGGGACCTGGTCGCCATCGCCGAGGAGTCCCACGGGAAGGTGCTGGCGATCGGCCGCGCGATGACCGACGGCGGCGACATGGTCGGCGACAGCGGGAAGGTCGTCTCCTCGATCCACCACGTCGGCGACGACCTGTTCGAGTTCTCCGTCTGA
- a CDS encoding cell division protein SepF produces the protein MGLMSSILGESGSSRKTDDYVELNADDFDTSGADVDRQIRIAQISDTQDVIEIKDAVYDGDIVIADIIRHSTQDRTMEHISDELKQVTNEVGGDIVQKDDDQLIIAPSGVGISRDRLGR, from the coding sequence ATGGGACTCATGAGTTCGATCCTCGGCGAGTCGGGGTCGTCACGGAAGACCGACGACTACGTCGAGCTGAACGCCGACGACTTCGACACGTCCGGGGCCGATGTGGACCGACAGATCCGGATCGCACAGATCAGCGACACCCAGGATGTCATCGAGATCAAGGACGCGGTCTACGACGGCGACATCGTCATCGCCGACATCATCCGCCACTCCACGCAGGACCGGACGATGGAACACATCAGCGACGAACTCAAGCAGGTCACCAACGAAGTGGGCGGGGACATCGTCCAGAAGGACGACGACCAGCTCATCATCGCCCCCTCGGGCGTGGGCATCTCCCGCGACCGGCTGGGTCGGTAA
- a CDS encoding ABC transporter ATP-binding protein, whose product MTEPAIRARDVRKQYGDVQALDGLELTVERGDFFGLLGPNGAGKTTFINTLVGLVRKDSGTAEVFGFDVEDDYREVRDRIGLAPQEFNVDRFFPIIEVLEHKAGYHGIPSAEATERAEEALKTVGIWEKRDTRFDWLSGGMKRRFMLARALVSDPDLLILDEPTAGVDVQLRHDLWDIINRMNDAGTTIVLTTHYIEEAERLCDRVAIMDDGRKVEVAAPGELMARGTDTVAVELADPPRTAPTLDVDGVTAVDVTEDGLSVTASGGSQTAPAILRTLEAQGHTVTSLDIRRASLEEVFVDMTRDEREYAEVSA is encoded by the coding sequence ATGACCGAGCCGGCGATCCGCGCCCGTGACGTACGCAAGCAGTACGGGGACGTGCAGGCACTCGACGGGCTGGAACTGACCGTCGAGCGTGGCGACTTCTTCGGTCTGTTGGGGCCAAACGGTGCGGGCAAGACCACGTTTATCAACACGCTGGTCGGCCTCGTCCGGAAAGACAGCGGGACCGCCGAGGTGTTCGGTTTCGATGTCGAGGACGACTACCGCGAGGTCCGTGACCGTATCGGCCTCGCTCCACAGGAGTTCAACGTCGACCGCTTCTTCCCGATCATCGAAGTACTGGAACACAAGGCCGGCTACCACGGCATCCCCAGCGCCGAGGCGACCGAACGCGCCGAGGAGGCGCTCAAGACCGTCGGCATCTGGGAGAAACGGGACACCCGTTTCGACTGGCTCTCGGGCGGGATGAAACGCCGGTTCATGCTCGCGCGGGCGCTGGTCTCCGATCCCGACCTGTTGATCCTGGACGAACCGACGGCCGGGGTCGACGTGCAACTGCGCCACGACCTCTGGGACATCATCAACCGGATGAACGACGCCGGGACGACCATCGTGTTGACGACCCACTACATCGAGGAGGCCGAGCGGCTCTGTGACCGGGTCGCGATCATGGACGACGGCCGGAAGGTCGAGGTGGCCGCACCCGGCGAACTGATGGCGCGGGGCACCGACACCGTCGCGGTCGAACTCGCGGACCCACCCCGGACCGCCCCGACGCTCGATGTCGACGGCGTGACGGCGGTCGACGTGACCGAGGACGGCCTCAGCGTCACCGCCTCCGGCGGCAGCCAGACCGCACCGGCGATCCTGCGCACGCTCGAAGCACAGGGTCACACCGTCACGTCGCTGGACATCCGCCGGGCCTCGCTCGAAGAGGTGTTCGTCGACATGACCCGCGACGAACGCGAGTACGCGGAGGTGTCCGCATGA
- a CDS encoding ABC transporter permease yields the protein MSHQTTQLLTLVRREVLRFVRRPYNTFLPPIITNSLYFAVFGVILGSRIGEIAGVSYIQFVLPGLVVLGAISDSFENASFTIFHGRWNEYIQAVTTSPMANRDMVAAYVSASALRGIVTSLLIIGVGLVFTSVPVANPVYLIAFVLVITTLFGGLGVIGGLWASDFDYLTVMNQFILRPLVFFGAVFYSLEVLPPVWRSVSLFNPMVYMVNGVRYGMIGVTEIDPNTSLAVLTGATVAVLAVDFLLFTRGYGLAE from the coding sequence ATGAGCCACCAGACGACGCAGCTCCTGACACTGGTCCGGCGGGAGGTGCTCCGGTTCGTCCGCCGGCCGTACAACACGTTCCTGCCGCCGATCATCACGAACTCGCTGTATTTCGCCGTCTTCGGCGTCATCCTGGGGAGCCGGATCGGTGAGATCGCCGGCGTGAGCTACATCCAGTTCGTCCTCCCGGGGCTGGTCGTGCTGGGTGCGATCTCCGACAGCTTCGAGAACGCCTCCTTTACGATCTTCCATGGCCGGTGGAACGAGTACATCCAGGCCGTGACCACATCCCCGATGGCGAACCGAGACATGGTCGCGGCCTACGTGAGCGCGAGCGCGCTGCGAGGGATCGTCACCTCGCTGTTGATCATCGGCGTCGGCCTCGTGTTCACGTCGGTGCCGGTCGCCAACCCCGTCTACCTGATCGCGTTCGTCCTCGTCATCACCACGCTGTTCGGCGGGCTCGGCGTGATCGGCGGGCTGTGGGCCAGTGACTTCGATTACCTCACCGTGATGAACCAGTTCATCCTCCGGCCGCTGGTGTTTTTCGGCGCCGTGTTCTACTCGCTTGAAGTCCTCCCGCCGGTCTGGCGGAGCGTCTCGCTGTTCAACCCGATGGTGTACATGGTCAACGGCGTCCGGTACGGCATGATCGGCGTGACCGAGATCGATCCCAACACCTCGCTGGCCGTCCTGACCGGCGCGACGGTCGCGGTTCTGGCGGTCGATTTCCTGTTGTTCACGCGGGGCTACGGTCTCGCGGAGTAG
- a CDS encoding DUF5611 family protein encodes MREYKMRRGEHLEDRVPDMEAFVEEHFGEVTDTEEYNGSDLLVVDEPDNPVFDRVVAGTVTYSGKKDKLALHIDERPAEKVIAEGHVDAAEDAVTVKNDFLESATGRDAKARRDSMKRSVEDDADKPDNV; translated from the coding sequence ATGCGAGAGTACAAGATGCGACGGGGCGAACATCTGGAGGACCGCGTCCCGGATATGGAAGCGTTCGTCGAAGAGCACTTCGGCGAGGTGACAGACACCGAGGAATACAACGGGAGCGACCTGCTAGTCGTCGACGAACCGGACAACCCCGTGTTCGATCGGGTCGTCGCGGGCACCGTCACCTACAGCGGGAAGAAGGACAAACTGGCGCTGCACATCGACGAGCGGCCGGCCGAGAAGGTCATCGCCGAGGGCCACGTCGACGCGGCCGAAGACGCAGTGACCGTCAAGAACGACTTTCTGGAGTCGGCCACCGGTCGCGACGCGAAGGCACGCCGGGACTCGATGAAGCGGTCGGTCGAGGACGACGCGGACAAGCCGGACAACGTCTGA
- a CDS encoding DUF7093 family protein produces MGLKCSILGHTYGESTVERDREEQGSEVVITIQETETCTRCGNTRVVSENKEVTAIETPSDIAGDVVDDTETDATDTIEQESQNDTDSESSDTPTPPSPAPPGEDDAEIMDSDDGVESGDAELDEPATTTEVPDAEADAMPERDPEEDDAVILDETDDDAGREPGEWPEEATRGDDETQEDDWEPVSTEVETDDGPDVEPLGGTAVTVPNGQFRCPECGFTTDVEASSLRAGDFCPECQKGALVTEPTE; encoded by the coding sequence ATGGGTCTCAAATGCTCCATCCTCGGGCACACGTACGGTGAGAGCACCGTCGAGCGCGACCGGGAAGAACAGGGGAGCGAAGTCGTCATCACTATTCAGGAGACAGAGACCTGCACACGGTGTGGCAACACGCGGGTCGTCTCCGAGAACAAGGAAGTGACGGCGATCGAAACACCGTCGGACATCGCCGGCGACGTGGTCGATGATACCGAAACCGACGCGACGGACACAATCGAACAGGAGTCACAGAACGACACGGACAGCGAGAGCAGCGATACCCCGACACCGCCCTCCCCGGCCCCGCCGGGCGAGGACGACGCCGAGATCATGGACAGCGACGACGGCGTCGAGAGCGGTGACGCCGAACTCGACGAGCCGGCGACGACAACCGAGGTACCCGATGCGGAGGCGGACGCGATGCCCGAGCGCGACCCCGAGGAAGACGACGCGGTGATCCTCGACGAGACGGACGACGACGCCGGTCGGGAGCCCGGAGAGTGGCCCGAGGAGGCGACGAGGGGCGACGACGAGACGCAGGAAGACGACTGGGAACCGGTGTCGACCGAGGTCGAGACCGACGACGGGCCGGATGTCGAGCCCCTCGGGGGAACGGCCGTCACAGTCCCCAACGGACAGTTTCGCTGTCCCGAGTGTGGCTTCACGACGGACGTAGAAGCCTCGTCGCTGCGGGCGGGCGATTTCTGCCCGGAGTGTCAGAAGGGCGCACTGGTCACGGAACCCACCGAGTGA